In Nitrosophilus alvini, the following are encoded in one genomic region:
- a CDS encoding DUF503 family protein, producing MQIVNLLITLDFPYIQSLKGRRKILNSIKERLSKLNVSILDISSEYPKEGELAVVFLSLGEEYTHKKIQNIEKILNRYFSDIEYSISYEIL from the coding sequence TTGCAGATAGTAAATTTACTGATTACTCTTGATTTTCCTTATATACAAAGTCTAAAGGGCAGAAGAAAGATATTAAACTCTATAAAAGAGAGATTATCAAAACTAAATGTTTCAATCCTTGATATCTCAAGCGAATATCCAAAAGAGGGAGAACTTGCTGTTGTGTTTTTGTCTTTAGGAGAGGAGTATACACACAAAAAAATTCAAAATATTGAAAAAATTTTAAACAGATACTTCAGTGATATCGAATACTCTATATCTTATGAAATCCTCTGA
- a CDS encoding competence/damage-inducible protein A, producing the protein MKIESPNFYTVIIGTEILNGRRKDKHFEFVKNELLKRNLELKAVFFIEDDPDLIEKIFNLVKADPNSVMFSFGGIGATPDDYTRDVAAKVFTGGKKEVNEEAKKLIIERFGKDAYPYRIEMSNLPINAGLLSNPVNKVPGFYLERRFFFVPGFPEMAHPMIIEALEKFFPKAGEKTRLSMCVEASENSMIDIMKEIPKDIEFSSLPVIKNGKYSAVISIAHKDKKEAKQWFDYYKKRLDEKGIKYTEGENCR; encoded by the coding sequence TTGAAGATTGAAAGTCCAAATTTCTATACTGTTATCATAGGGACGGAAATTCTTAACGGCAGACGTAAAGATAAACATTTTGAATTTGTTAAAAATGAACTTTTAAAAAGAAACTTGGAACTTAAAGCTGTTTTTTTCATAGAAGACGATCCCGATCTGATAGAAAAGATTTTCAATCTTGTAAAAGCGGACCCAAACTCTGTCATGTTCAGTTTCGGAGGCATAGGAGCGACGCCTGACGACTATACAAGAGATGTAGCCGCCAAAGTGTTTACAGGGGGCAAGAAGGAAGTAAACGAAGAGGCAAAAAAACTCATCATAGAAAGATTTGGCAAAGATGCCTATCCATACAGGATTGAAATGTCAAATCTGCCAATAAACGCGGGTCTTCTGAGCAACCCTGTAAACAAAGTTCCCGGCTTTTATCTTGAGAGGCGTTTCTTTTTTGTTCCAGGTTTTCCGGAAATGGCTCATCCAATGATTATCGAGGCTCTTGAAAAATTCTTTCCAAAAGCCGGTGAGAAAACCAGGCTCAGCATGTGTGTGGAAGCCAGTGAAAACAGCATGATAGATATAATGAAAGAGATTCCTAAAGATATAGAGTTTTCCAGTCTTCCTGTTATTAAAAACGGCAAGTACAGTGCCGTCATATCTATAGCTCACAAAGACAAAAAAGAAGCCAAACAGTGGTTTGATTACTATAAAAAAAGACTGGACGAAAAAGGTATCAAATATACTGAAGGCGAAAATTGCAGATAG